A genomic stretch from Leucoraja erinacea ecotype New England unplaced genomic scaffold, Leri_hhj_1 Leri_409S, whole genome shotgun sequence includes:
- the LOC129693746 gene encoding mitoregulin-like translates to MGEVSERTLHLAVLLSFTSGLIVGWQANIMRRRFLDWRRRRLHSKLLETQKKLDLA, encoded by the coding sequence atgggcgaggtgtcggagaggACCCTACACCTGGCCGTGCTCCTGTCCTTCACGTCGGGTCTGATCGTGGGCTGGCAGGCCAACATCATGCGCCGCCGCTTCCTGGACTGGCGGAGGAGGCGGCTCCACTCTAAGCTGCTGGAGACACAGAAAAAACTGGACCTGGcttga